In the Thauera sedimentorum genome, one interval contains:
- a CDS encoding DesA family fatty acid desaturase codes for MYLGLIDLPWWGYVLVTLALTHVTIASVTIFLHRHQAHRALELHPIASHFFRLWLWLTTGMVTKEWAAIHRKHHAKCETVEDPHSPQTRGLLKVLLEGAELYRAEAKNPETLARYGHGTPDDWLERKVYRHSVLGVSIMMIIDLVLFGPVGLSIWAMQMVWIPFWAAGVVNGLAHFWGYRNFNCADASTNLLPWGILIGGEELHNNHHSFATSAKLSAKWYEFDIGWMYIRILAMLGLATPRKVIPKPRFDAAKQVADLDTLQAVITHRYDVMTRYVASLKRICKDEIAQLKTRHAGRFDPKALRRWVLSGEDRHLDEHEKRQFAEVLRDSTALATVVAMREELAAIWARSNATREQLLAQLHDWIQRAEQSGIQQLQEFSLRLRRYAL; via the coding sequence ATGTATCTCGGTCTGATCGATCTGCCCTGGTGGGGCTACGTCCTCGTCACCCTGGCGCTGACGCATGTCACCATCGCCTCGGTGACCATCTTCCTGCACCGTCACCAGGCCCACCGGGCGCTGGAGCTGCACCCGATCGCCAGCCATTTCTTCCGCCTCTGGCTGTGGCTCACCACCGGCATGGTGACCAAGGAATGGGCCGCCATCCATCGTAAGCACCACGCCAAGTGCGAAACCGTCGAGGACCCCCACAGCCCGCAGACCCGCGGCCTGCTGAAAGTGCTGCTGGAGGGCGCCGAGCTCTATCGCGCCGAGGCCAAGAACCCCGAGACGCTGGCGCGCTACGGCCACGGCACGCCGGACGACTGGCTGGAACGCAAGGTATACCGCCACTCCGTCCTGGGCGTGTCGATCATGATGATCATCGACCTGGTGCTGTTCGGCCCGGTCGGCCTGAGCATCTGGGCGATGCAGATGGTGTGGATCCCGTTCTGGGCGGCCGGCGTGGTCAATGGGCTGGCGCACTTCTGGGGCTACCGCAACTTCAACTGCGCGGATGCCTCCACCAACCTGCTGCCCTGGGGCATCCTGATCGGCGGCGAGGAACTGCACAACAACCACCACAGCTTCGCCACCTCGGCCAAGCTGTCGGCCAAGTGGTACGAGTTCGACATCGGCTGGATGTACATCCGCATCCTCGCCATGCTCGGCCTGGCCACCCCGCGCAAGGTGATCCCCAAGCCGCGCTTCGATGCGGCCAAGCAGGTGGCCGATCTCGATACGCTGCAGGCGGTGATCACCCATCGCTACGACGTGATGACGCGCTACGTGGCCTCGCTCAAGCGCATCTGCAAGGACGAGATCGCGCAGCTCAAGACCCGCCATGCGGGCCGCTTCGACCCCAAGGCGCTGCGCCGCTGGGTGCTCTCGGGCGAAGACCGCCATCTGGACGAGCACGAGAAGCGCCAGTTCGCCGAGGTGCTGCGCGACAGCACGGCGCTGGCCACGGTGGTGGCGATGCGTGAGGAACTGGCGGCGATCTGGGCGCGCTCCAATGCCACCCGCGAGCAGTTGCTGGCCCAGTTGCACGACTGGATCCAGCGTGCGGAGCAGAGCGGCATCCAGCAACTCCAGGAGTTTTCGCTGCGCCTGCGGCGCTACGCGCTGTAA
- a CDS encoding cytochrome b/b6 domain-containing protein: MSEHQTSGRMYVFKRYERFWHWSQAALIIFMMLTGFEIAGTYQNFGFQRAVEYHTLAAWTLLVLWAFTIFWQFTTGEWRQYIPTLKKVDAMVRYYAWGIFRGAPHPYRKTVLKKHNPLQRLAYLALLAVVSPIIWVSGLLYLFYAYWGDYGIDRWLSLDWVATAHTAGAFMMLVFFIVHVYLTTTGHTVFAHIKAMITGWEDEDEHEPGAQPATARKAP; this comes from the coding sequence ATGAGCGAACATCAAACCAGCGGCCGCATGTACGTCTTCAAGCGCTACGAGCGTTTCTGGCACTGGTCGCAGGCCGCGCTGATCATATTCATGATGCTCACCGGCTTCGAGATCGCCGGCACCTACCAGAACTTCGGCTTCCAGCGCGCGGTGGAGTACCACACCCTGGCCGCCTGGACGCTGCTGGTGCTGTGGGCCTTCACCATCTTCTGGCAATTCACCACCGGGGAATGGCGCCAGTACATCCCCACGCTGAAGAAGGTGGACGCCATGGTGCGCTACTACGCCTGGGGCATCTTCCGCGGCGCGCCCCACCCCTACCGCAAGACCGTGCTCAAGAAGCACAATCCGCTGCAGCGCCTGGCCTACCTGGCCCTGCTGGCGGTGGTCTCGCCCATCATCTGGGTGTCCGGCCTGCTCTACCTGTTCTACGCCTACTGGGGCGACTACGGCATCGACCGCTGGCTGTCGCTGGACTGGGTGGCCACCGCCCACACCGCCGGCGCCTTCATGATGCTGGTGTTCTTCATCGTGCACGTCTATCTGACCACCACCGGGCACACCGTATTCGCCCACATCAAGGCGATGATCACCGGCTGGGAGGACGAAGACGAACACGAGCCCGGCGCGCAGCCTGCCACGGCGCGCAAGGCACCCTGA
- a CDS encoding tetrathionate reductase family octaheme c-type cytochrome, which yields MQTIISRAAALAVGIALWAGGAALAATADHGKFKELQGPFASGEEVTRACLSCHTEAAKQVMATRHWTWEYENPVDGSKLGKKTMLNGFCIGDKSNEAFCQSCHVGYGWKDDSFDFTAEDKVDCLACHNTGGYKKIAGLAGHPAYERMEWPPKSGKFLEPTDLAWVAQHVGPTSRETCGSCHYYGGGGDGVKHGDLDSSLNKASRELDVHMATDGLNFACSDCHKAEEHKVPGSRIAMTAADPHGPLVRGQKSERNPATCQSCHGDKPHKESLLQAGRLNAHTDTLACQACHIPSFARGGVPTKMGWDWSTAGKLTDAGKPFQKKDDKGHVIYDSKKGDFVLGEDVVPEYLWFNGQVTYTTVDTRIDPSAEVPINTFHGKPGDPDARIWPVKVFHGKQPYDVEHRTLLVPHTATPDDTAFWYNFDWPRALAAGAAATGQPYSGKFDFVATRMIWPITHMVAPKEDAVACHECHSRDGRLAGIEGVYLPGRDGLPWLRMLGWLAAAAALAGVLIHGALRILTHYRGK from the coding sequence ATGCAAACAATCATCAGCCGGGCGGCGGCGCTCGCCGTCGGCATCGCGTTGTGGGCCGGCGGCGCCGCTTTGGCCGCCACAGCGGACCACGGCAAGTTCAAGGAACTGCAGGGGCCATTTGCCAGCGGCGAGGAGGTCACCCGCGCCTGCCTGTCCTGTCACACCGAGGCCGCCAAGCAGGTGATGGCCACCCGCCACTGGACCTGGGAATACGAGAACCCTGTCGACGGCAGCAAGCTGGGCAAGAAGACCATGCTCAACGGCTTCTGCATCGGCGACAAGTCCAACGAAGCCTTCTGCCAGTCCTGCCATGTGGGCTACGGCTGGAAGGACGACAGCTTCGACTTCACGGCCGAGGACAAGGTCGACTGCCTGGCCTGCCACAACACCGGCGGCTACAAGAAGATCGCCGGCCTCGCCGGACATCCGGCCTACGAACGCATGGAATGGCCGCCGAAATCGGGCAAGTTCCTCGAACCGACCGACCTCGCCTGGGTGGCGCAGCATGTCGGCCCCACCTCGCGCGAGACCTGCGGCAGCTGCCACTACTACGGCGGTGGCGGCGACGGGGTCAAGCATGGCGACCTCGACTCCTCGCTCAACAAGGCGAGCCGCGAGCTGGATGTGCACATGGCCACCGACGGCCTGAACTTCGCCTGCAGCGACTGCCACAAGGCAGAAGAGCACAAGGTGCCGGGCAGCCGCATCGCCATGACCGCCGCCGACCCGCACGGCCCGCTGGTACGTGGCCAGAAGAGCGAGCGCAACCCGGCGACCTGCCAGTCCTGCCACGGTGACAAGCCGCACAAGGAGAGCCTGCTGCAGGCCGGCCGGCTCAACGCCCACACCGACACGCTAGCCTGCCAGGCCTGCCACATCCCCAGCTTCGCGCGCGGCGGCGTGCCCACCAAGATGGGCTGGGACTGGTCCACTGCCGGCAAGCTCACCGACGCGGGCAAGCCCTTCCAGAAGAAGGACGACAAGGGCCACGTGATCTACGACAGCAAGAAGGGCGACTTCGTCCTCGGCGAGGACGTGGTGCCCGAGTACCTGTGGTTCAACGGCCAGGTCACCTACACCACGGTGGACACCCGCATCGACCCGTCTGCCGAAGTGCCGATCAACACCTTCCACGGCAAACCCGGCGACCCGGACGCACGCATCTGGCCGGTGAAGGTCTTCCATGGCAAGCAGCCCTACGACGTGGAGCACCGCACCCTGCTGGTGCCGCACACCGCCACGCCGGACGACACCGCCTTCTGGTACAACTTCGACTGGCCCCGCGCGCTGGCCGCCGGCGCCGCAGCCACCGGCCAACCCTACAGCGGCAAGTTCGACTTCGTCGCCACCCGCATGATCTGGCCGATCACCCACATGGTCGCCCCCAAGGAAGACGCGGTGGCCTGCCACGAATGCCACAGCCGCGACGGGCGGCTCGCCGGCATAGAGGGCGTCTACCTGCCAGGCCGCGACGGCCTGCCCTGGCTGCGCATGCTCGGCTGGCTGGCTGCAGCCGCCGCGCTGGCCGGCGTGCTGATCCACGGCGCGCTGCGCATCCTCACCCACTACCGGGGGAAGTGA
- the petA gene encoding ubiquinol-cytochrome c reductase iron-sulfur subunit — translation MPELARDRRNLLIATSAAGAAAAAATAVPFVASLTPSERAKAAGAPVEADVAKLAPGEMMTAEWRGKPVWILRRTPEMLASLSGHEDRLADPLSAASLQPDYAANRQRAINEEYLVVIGICTHLGCSPSEKLQAGPASGLGADWPGGFLCPCHGSIFDLAGRVFRHQPAPTNLEIPPHAWLSATKLLIGDDGGGAA, via the coding sequence ATGCCGGAACTTGCCAGGGATCGTCGCAATTTGCTGATCGCCACCTCGGCCGCAGGCGCCGCCGCCGCCGCGGCAACGGCCGTCCCATTCGTCGCCAGCCTGACCCCTTCTGAGCGCGCCAAGGCCGCCGGCGCACCGGTCGAAGCCGATGTCGCCAAGCTCGCCCCCGGCGAGATGATGACCGCGGAGTGGCGCGGCAAACCGGTCTGGATCCTGCGCCGCACGCCCGAGATGCTTGCAAGCCTCAGCGGACACGAGGATCGCCTGGCCGACCCGCTGTCCGCCGCATCGCTACAGCCGGACTATGCCGCGAACCGCCAGCGTGCGATCAACGAGGAATACCTGGTGGTGATCGGCATCTGCACCCACCTGGGCTGCTCGCCCAGCGAGAAGCTGCAGGCCGGCCCGGCCAGCGGGCTGGGAGCGGACTGGCCCGGCGGCTTCCTGTGCCCCTGCCACGGCTCGATCTTCGATCTCGCCGGAAGGGTATTCCGCCACCAGCCGGCGCCCACCAACCTGGAGATACCGCCACATGCCTGGCTCAGCGCGACCAAGCTGCTGATCGGTGACGATGGCGGCGGCGCAGCCTGA
- a CDS encoding sigma-54 interaction domain-containing protein has product MHNDTRPLPELLSFLDTLPEPHILCDRDYRIIAANAAYRAGFATGRSVIGRTCYEVSHRYNVPCDQAGESCPLAKGLKSGQRERVLHLHHTPRGEEYVNIELSPIRDASGEIAWFIEKMEPMNVARGLSDHAGLVGRAPSFQHMLGLIARAAPSNASILLQGESGTGKELVANAIHAASHRADHPFVAVDCSGLPETLFESEVFGHERGAFTGATSRKPGLVEAASGGTLFLDEVGDIPLGMQVKLLRLLETGTYRRVGSTELRRADIRLVSATHRPLKRMIAQGSFRQDLYYRINTFPITVPPLRERASDIPLLVESLLARVAAGRRLRVSPAAMAVLTAYSFPGNVRELRNVLERASLMCDGDEIGAEHLDEELRIPAATADASDADGQRHRSADGAPSWDDIERRSFLQVVHAHRGSRKALAEKLGLSERTLYRKLRQYQQE; this is encoded by the coding sequence ATGCACAACGACACCCGCCCCCTGCCCGAACTCCTGTCCTTTCTGGACACCCTGCCGGAGCCGCACATCCTGTGCGACCGCGATTACCGCATCATCGCGGCCAACGCGGCCTACCGCGCCGGCTTCGCCACCGGGCGCAGCGTGATCGGGCGCACCTGCTACGAGGTCTCCCACCGTTACAACGTCCCCTGCGACCAGGCCGGTGAGTCCTGCCCACTGGCCAAGGGCTTGAAGTCCGGCCAGCGCGAGCGCGTGCTGCACCTGCACCACACCCCGCGCGGCGAGGAATACGTGAACATCGAGCTCTCGCCGATTCGCGACGCCAGCGGCGAGATCGCCTGGTTCATCGAAAAGATGGAGCCGATGAACGTGGCGCGCGGCCTCTCCGACCATGCCGGACTGGTGGGTCGCGCACCAAGCTTCCAGCACATGCTGGGGCTGATCGCACGCGCCGCGCCCTCCAACGCCAGCATCCTGCTGCAGGGCGAATCGGGCACCGGCAAGGAGCTGGTGGCCAACGCCATTCACGCCGCCAGCCACCGGGCGGACCATCCCTTCGTCGCGGTGGACTGCTCGGGCCTGCCGGAGACCCTGTTCGAGAGCGAAGTCTTCGGCCATGAACGCGGCGCCTTCACCGGTGCCACCAGCCGCAAGCCCGGCCTGGTGGAGGCGGCCAGCGGCGGCACCCTCTTCCTCGACGAAGTCGGCGACATCCCGCTGGGCATGCAGGTCAAGCTGCTGCGCCTGCTGGAAACCGGCACCTACCGCCGGGTGGGCTCCACCGAACTGCGCCGCGCCGACATCCGCCTGGTATCGGCCACTCACCGGCCGCTCAAGCGCATGATCGCGCAGGGCAGCTTCCGCCAGGATCTCTACTACCGCATCAATACCTTCCCGATCACCGTGCCGCCGCTGCGCGAGCGCGCCAGCGACATTCCCCTGCTGGTGGAGTCGCTGCTCGCCCGTGTCGCCGCCGGGCGCCGGCTGCGCGTCTCGCCGGCCGCCATGGCGGTGCTCACTGCCTACAGCTTTCCGGGCAACGTGCGCGAACTGCGCAACGTGCTCGAGCGTGCCAGCCTGATGTGCGACGGCGACGAGATCGGCGCGGAGCATCTGGACGAGGAGCTGCGCATCCCCGCGGCGACTGCCGACGCAAGCGACGCCGATGGACAGCGCCACCGCAGCGCGGACGGCGCACCGAGCTGGGACGACATCGAGCGGCGCAGCTTCCTGCAGGTCGTGCATGCCCACCGCGGCAGCCGCAAGGCGCTGGCCGAGAAGCTCGGACTCAGCGAGCGCACCCTGTACCGCAAGCTCAGGCAGTACCAGCAGGAATAG
- the cydP gene encoding cytochrome oxidase putative small subunit CydP: protein MQASDRKLLREIVVVVVLKLVLITALWWVFIRDHKVEVDTARMAVHAAGGVQQPDDGETDGHRATR from the coding sequence ATGCAAGCATCCGACCGGAAACTGCTGCGCGAGATCGTCGTGGTCGTCGTGCTCAAGCTGGTGCTGATCACCGCCCTGTGGTGGGTGTTCATCCGCGACCACAAGGTCGAGGTGGATACCGCACGCATGGCGGTGCACGCGGCCGGGGGCGTACAACAACCTGACGACGGAGAGACCGATGGTCACAGAGCAACTCGTTGA
- a CDS encoding cytochrome ubiquinol oxidase subunit I, with amino-acid sequence MVTEQLVDLSRLQFAATAMYHFLFVPLTLGMVWLLVIMESAYVMTGKLIYKDMTRFWGKLFGINFALGVTTGITLEFQFGTNWAYYSHYVGDIFGAPLAIEGLMAFFLESTFIGLFFFGWDRLSRVQHLMVTILMAVGTNLSALWILIANGWMQHPVGAEFSYETMRMELTDFWAVMFNPDAQAKFVHTVSAGYVTGAMFVLAISAWYLLRRRDLEFARRSFSIAAAFGFASVCSVIVLGDESGYVVSEAQQTKLAAMEAMWETEPAPASFNVIAIPNEAEMKNDYALHIPWVMGIIGTRSLDKEMPGIREIVARNRERVEVGVEAVRLLEALRADPGNAELRQRFDAVKDDLGFGLLLKKYVTSMDDVTPELMDRAARDTIPKVAPLFWSFRIMVALGFAMLALFGLALWYSVKGSFEHKPWLLRWALWFLPAPWIASELGWIVAEYGRQPWTIYGVLPTHLSVSTLSVESLYGSLAGFVGFYTVLLIVEMYLMVRFARQGPGSLGTGRYMNETAHA; translated from the coding sequence ATGGTCACAGAGCAACTCGTTGACCTCTCGCGGCTGCAGTTTGCCGCGACCGCGATGTACCACTTCCTGTTCGTGCCGCTGACCCTCGGGATGGTCTGGCTGCTGGTGATCATGGAAAGTGCGTACGTGATGACCGGCAAGCTCATCTACAAGGACATGACCCGCTTCTGGGGCAAGCTGTTCGGCATCAACTTCGCGCTGGGCGTGACCACCGGGATCACGCTGGAATTCCAGTTCGGCACCAACTGGGCCTACTACTCACACTACGTGGGCGACATTTTCGGCGCGCCATTGGCCATCGAGGGGCTGATGGCCTTCTTCCTGGAATCGACCTTCATCGGCCTGTTCTTCTTCGGCTGGGACCGCCTGTCGCGGGTGCAGCACCTGATGGTGACCATCCTGATGGCGGTGGGCACCAACCTCTCCGCGCTGTGGATCCTGATCGCCAACGGCTGGATGCAGCACCCGGTGGGTGCCGAGTTCAGCTACGAGACCATGCGCATGGAGCTCACCGACTTCTGGGCGGTGATGTTCAACCCGGATGCGCAGGCCAAGTTCGTGCATACCGTGTCGGCCGGCTACGTGACCGGGGCGATGTTCGTGCTGGCGATCTCGGCCTGGTATCTGCTGCGCCGTCGCGATCTGGAGTTCGCCCGGCGCTCGTTCTCGATCGCCGCGGCCTTCGGCTTCGCCTCGGTGTGCTCGGTGATCGTGCTGGGCGACGAATCCGGCTACGTGGTGAGCGAGGCGCAGCAGACCAAGCTCGCCGCCATGGAGGCGATGTGGGAGACCGAGCCCGCACCGGCCAGCTTCAACGTCATCGCCATTCCCAACGAAGCGGAGATGAAGAACGACTACGCCCTGCACATCCCCTGGGTGATGGGCATCATCGGCACCCGCTCGCTGGACAAGGAGATGCCGGGCATCCGCGAGATCGTCGCGCGCAACCGCGAGCGGGTCGAAGTGGGCGTCGAGGCCGTGCGCCTGCTCGAAGCCCTGCGCGCCGACCCGGGCAACGCAGAGCTGCGCCAGCGCTTCGACGCGGTCAAGGACGATCTGGGCTTCGGCCTGCTGCTGAAGAAGTACGTCACCTCCATGGACGACGTCACCCCCGAGCTGATGGACCGCGCCGCGCGCGACACCATCCCGAAGGTGGCGCCGCTGTTCTGGAGCTTCCGCATCATGGTGGCGCTGGGCTTCGCCATGCTGGCGCTGTTCGGCCTGGCGCTGTGGTACTCGGTGAAGGGCAGCTTCGAGCACAAGCCCTGGCTGCTGCGCTGGGCGCTGTGGTTCCTGCCGGCGCCGTGGATCGCCTCCGAACTGGGCTGGATCGTCGCGGAGTATGGCCGTCAGCCCTGGACCATCTACGGCGTGCTGCCCACCCACCTGTCGGTGTCCACGCTGTCGGTGGAAAGCCTGTACGGCTCGCTCGCCGGCTTCGTCGGCTTCTACACCGTGCTGCTGATCGTCGAGATGTACCTGATGGTGCGCTTCGCCCGCCAGGGACCGGGCAGCCTGGGCACCGGCCGCTACATGAACGAAACCGCGCACGCCTGA
- the cydB gene encoding cytochrome d ubiquinol oxidase subunit II, whose translation MIIDYPTLKLIWWLLVGVLLVGFAIMDGHDMGVGTLLPFVGKNDTERRVVINTVGPHWDGNQVWFITGGGAIFAAWPIVYATAFSGFYWAMLAVLWALFFRPVGFDYRSKIHNATWRSTWDWGLFVGGFVPPVIFGVAFGNLLQGVPFHFDDTLVPYYTGSFWGLLNPFALLCGVVASAMITLQGAVYLMHRTEDEIYARSRKAMLGAGIVLLAAFSAAGVWVQDIPGYVITSAFDSAALPNPQAKTVAREAGAWMANYRAMPATLLVPALAYLGVIGAVWLAWRGRTLAAFVASSLAIVGVIGTAGVSMFPFVMPSISAPDMSLTVWDAVSSHRTLTIMFWATLIFMPLIVLYTSWAYKVMSGKVTAAYVRENEHSAY comes from the coding sequence ATGATCATCGACTACCCGACCCTGAAACTCATCTGGTGGCTGCTGGTGGGCGTGCTGCTCGTCGGCTTCGCCATCATGGACGGCCACGACATGGGCGTGGGCACGCTGCTGCCCTTCGTCGGCAAGAACGACACCGAGCGCCGCGTGGTGATCAACACCGTCGGCCCGCACTGGGACGGCAACCAGGTGTGGTTCATCACCGGCGGCGGGGCGATCTTCGCTGCCTGGCCGATCGTCTATGCCACCGCCTTCTCCGGCTTCTACTGGGCGATGCTGGCGGTGCTGTGGGCGTTGTTCTTCCGCCCGGTAGGCTTCGACTACCGCAGCAAGATCCACAACGCCACCTGGCGCAGCACCTGGGACTGGGGCCTGTTCGTGGGCGGTTTCGTGCCGCCGGTGATCTTCGGCGTGGCCTTCGGCAACCTGTTGCAAGGCGTGCCCTTCCACTTCGACGACACCCTGGTGCCGTACTACACCGGCAGCTTCTGGGGCCTGCTCAATCCCTTCGCCCTGCTGTGCGGCGTGGTGGCCAGCGCGATGATCACCCTGCAGGGCGCGGTGTACCTGATGCACCGCACCGAGGACGAGATCTACGCCCGCAGCCGCAAGGCCATGCTGGGCGCGGGCATCGTGCTGCTGGCGGCCTTCAGTGCGGCCGGCGTGTGGGTGCAGGACATCCCCGGCTATGTGATCACCAGCGCCTTCGACTCCGCGGCGCTGCCCAACCCGCAGGCCAAGACGGTGGCGCGCGAGGCCGGCGCGTGGATGGCCAACTATCGTGCCATGCCTGCCACCTTGCTGGTGCCGGCGCTCGCCTACCTGGGCGTGATCGGCGCCGTCTGGCTGGCCTGGCGCGGACGTACGCTGGCGGCCTTCGTGGCCTCCTCGCTGGCCATCGTCGGGGTGATCGGCACCGCAGGGGTGTCGATGTTCCCCTTCGTGATGCCTTCGATCAGCGCGCCGGACATGAGCCTCACGGTGTGGGATGCGGTCTCCAGCCACCGCACGCTGACCATCATGTTCTGGGCCACGCTGATCTTCATGCCGCTGATCGTGCTCTACACCAGCTGGGCCTACAAGGTGATGTCCGGCAAGGTCACCGCGGCCTACGTGCGCGAGAACGAACACTCCGCCTACTGA
- the cydX gene encoding cytochrome bd-I oxidase subunit CydX, whose translation MWYFTWMLGIGFAVLMAILNVLWMENEDGRRNSLRARREGDDA comes from the coding sequence ATGTGGTACTTCACCTGGATGCTGGGTATCGGCTTCGCCGTTCTGATGGCGATCCTCAACGTGCTGTGGATGGAGAATGAAGATGGACGGCGCAACAGCCTGCGGGCACGACGGGAAGGCGATGACGCCTGA
- a CDS encoding cyd operon YbgE family protein, translating into MTPETGREVAAPVGQVKLLAIAVALAITLGVTIYPHALAGPDGAADHWAAMAAFWAMSAGYVSGVGFRPQRLVFRLIFSGWTCLAALLLAGARMAWLWG; encoded by the coding sequence ATGACGCCTGAGACCGGACGGGAGGTGGCGGCGCCGGTCGGGCAGGTCAAGCTGCTGGCCATCGCAGTTGCGCTGGCGATCACGCTCGGCGTCACCATCTACCCGCATGCGCTGGCCGGCCCCGACGGGGCGGCCGACCACTGGGCGGCCATGGCGGCCTTCTGGGCGATGAGCGCCGGCTATGTGAGCGGCGTCGGCTTCCGGCCGCAGCGCCTGGTGTTCCGCCTGATCTTCTCGGGCTGGACCTGCCTGGCGGCCTTGCTCCTGGCCGGTGCGCGCATGGCCTGGCTGTGGGGGTAG
- a CDS encoding MBL fold metallo-hydrolase, with protein MYFRIIEDSRSSAVGYLLADAERQSAVAIDPPPGQEALICALLDECGLRLQHVARTHVHRPDHAGCTGLCSRTGASCVAGVEAGLADAARQLVHGDTLVFGDEVLHVLATPGHTPGCISFRWRDRLFCGDVFEVGGCAVGGSESDPALLYDSLTQRIFTLPDETLVFPSHRSKGRTVSTVADERRRHARVIGGSREGFLTEMAFRRVVHPRLTQALNAAGDEPRAGKGGLER; from the coding sequence ATGTACTTTCGCATCATCGAGGACAGCCGCTCCAGCGCCGTGGGCTACCTGCTGGCCGATGCCGAGCGGCAGTCCGCGGTGGCGATCGACCCGCCGCCCGGCCAGGAGGCGCTGATCTGCGCACTGCTCGACGAGTGCGGCCTGCGCCTGCAGCACGTCGCGCGGACCCATGTTCACCGGCCGGACCATGCCGGTTGCACGGGCCTGTGCAGCCGCACCGGCGCCTCCTGCGTTGCCGGTGTCGAAGCCGGCCTCGCGGACGCTGCGCGACAACTGGTGCATGGCGACACGCTGGTGTTCGGTGACGAGGTGCTGCATGTGCTCGCCACCCCCGGACATACCCCGGGCTGCATCAGCTTCCGCTGGCGGGACCGGCTGTTCTGCGGCGACGTGTTCGAGGTAGGCGGGTGTGCCGTCGGCGGCAGCGAATCCGACCCGGCGCTGCTCTACGACAGCCTGACGCAACGCATCTTCACCCTGCCCGACGAGACGCTGGTGTTTCCGTCCCATCGCTCGAAGGGGCGGACCGTGTCGACCGTGGCCGACGAACGGCGCCGCCACGCGCGGGTGATCGGTGGTTCGCGCGAAGGCTTCCTGACCGAGATGGCCTTCCGCCGGGTCGTCCATCCACGTTTGACGCAGGCCCTGAACGCTGCGGGGGATGAGCCCCGCGCAGGCAAG